The following coding sequences are from one Perognathus longimembris pacificus isolate PPM17 chromosome 13, ASM2315922v1, whole genome shotgun sequence window:
- the LOC125362506 gene encoding olfactory receptor 4P4-like, with amino-acid sequence MEKLKNVTVFYFTGLFGNKQLELQFRLLVLFCYLAVIMGNFVILLTITCSHLLEQPMYYFLCHLSLMDLCFTSTMLPRLIRDLAARRRDISYNSCMTQLFTGHWLAGVEIFILVSMAFDRYVAIVKPLHYMVIMNRKRCNMLIAIAWGLGFWHSLALLLMLLNLPFCGPNVIDHYMCDVKPLLKLVCKDIRVASILAIANSGTLIVVIFILLLTSYILILYNLRTRSSAGRHKALSTCSSHITVVVLFFVPCIYTYSLPADRENKDKQISVFYTMIAPMLNPLIYTLRNTEMKIAMRKVLSRILNSVLNKVNQETFFTLSTLCPKKLRI; translated from the coding sequence atggaaaaactgaaaaatgtcACCGTATTTTATTTCACGGGACTTTTTGGAAATAAGCAACTAGAGCTCCAGTTTCGCTTATTGGTCCTGTTTTGTTACCTAGCAGTCATCATGGGGAACTTTGTCATCTTACTCACAATCACCTGCAGCCATCTCCTGGAACAACCAATGTACTACTTCCTCTGCCACCTTTCCCTCATGGACCTCTGCTTCACCTCCACCATGCTTCCTCGACTAATCAGGGACTTAGCAGCAAGGAGAAGAGACATTTCCTATAACAGTTGCATGACCCAACTCTTCACAGGGCACTGGCTGGCAGGTGTGGAAATATTCATCTTGGTGTCCATGGCCTTTGACCGTTACGTGGCCATCGTTAAGCCATTGCATTACATGGTCATCATGAACCGTAAGAGGTGTAACATGTTGATCGCCATAGCCTGGGGTCTTGGATTTTGGCATTCTCTTGCTTTGCTGCTTATGCTACTTAATTTGCCTTTCTGTGGTCCTAATGTAATTGATCACTATATGTGTGACGTCAAGCCTCTCTTGAAACTTGTTTGTAAAGATATTCGCGTTGCAAGTATCTTAGCCATTGCTAATTCTGGGACACTTAtcgttgtaatttttattttgctattaaCGTCATACATACTCATTTTATATAATCTCAGGACAAGATCCTCTGCAGGGCGTCACAAAGCTCTCTCCACCTGTAGCTCTCACATAACAGTTGTGGTTCTGTTCTTTGTGCCCTGCATTTATACTTATAGTCTCCCTGCAGATAGAGAAAATAAGGATAAGCAAATCTCTGTGTTCTACACCATGATTGCCCCCATGCTAAATCCTCTCATCTACACACTGAGAAACACAGAGATGAAAATTGCCATGCGGAAGGTATTGTCTCGAATATTAAACTCAGTATTAAATAAAGTAAACCAGGAGACATTCTTTACACTTTCAACCCTATGTCCCAAGAAACTTAGGATTTGA